A genomic stretch from Diprion similis isolate iyDipSimi1 chromosome 1, iyDipSimi1.1, whole genome shotgun sequence includes:
- the LOC124407416 gene encoding facilitated trehalose transporter Tret1-like, whose translation MTVKRDSVSGESILWLQYVGSLGAALLLFMTGMSGGWTSPFIAKLTAENSPLPITLDEASWVASMLNLGRVVGAVPGPISVYYFGSKRTMVFNGIPFVVGWVSMIVARSVDWLYVGRFIIGLSIGMCYSSFPLYLGEISSPAIRGALVTLASIGLPVGVLTGNTIGAYVSMSVFAWISLVPNIIFVVLFIWLPESPYHLVRTNKIEEAKVSLARYNPGLDVNVEVKSIQSFISESRSVTLADKFRELNIPQNRRAGIIVTLLYFFMQFSGMSSFIFYLEIILANGGLTVIPPAAMVIVASLAGILAGFATIYLADKCGRRTLLIVSSAGTAASMFALGVHYILLSDNFDPASLQWLLILSVIFYEVFLYIGLCPVPNTVLSELFAPNIKSMVACLSGVSLSLFSFVSSKTYQSLLELTSEACVFFLYGAVAVASMIFGLTVMPETKGKSLQEIQNALHKK comes from the exons ATGACAGTGAAGCGTGACAGCGTCTCGGGCGAGAGCATTCTATGGCTGCAGTATGTCGGAAGCTTGGGAG CCGCATTACTGCTCTTCATGACCGGTATGTCGGGAGGATGGACATCGCCATTCATAGCCAAACTGACAGCAGAGAACTCGCCACTTCCGATCACTTTGGACGAAGCTTCGTGGGTGGCGTCGATGCTGAACCTTGGACGAGTCGTAGGCGCGGTACCCGGACCAATAAGCGTTTATTACTTCGGGAGTAAAAGAACGATGGTTTTCAATGGGATTCCTTTCGTGGTCGGCTGGGTGTCCATGATCGTAGCTCGATCCGTGGACTGGCTGTACGTGGGAAGATTTATCATTGGACTGAGTATTGGGATGTGCTACAGCAGTTTTCCACTATATCTTGGAGAAATATCGAGTCCGGCGATTCGAGGTGCGTTGGTAACCCTCGCGAGCATCGGACTGCCTGTGGGTGTGTTGACTGGAAATACGATCGGAGCCTACGTCTCGATGTCGGTGTTTGCCTGGATAAGTCTCGTCCCAAACATCATTTTTGTCGTACTTTTTATCTGGCTTCCCGAGTCGCCGTATCACCTCGTTCGCACAAACAAGATAGAAGAGGCCAAAGTGTCGTTAGCAAGGTACAACCCAGGGCTGGATGTCAACGTTGAGGTGAAGTCCATTCAGAGTTTCATCAGCGAGTCGCGATCAGTAACACTTGCCGACAAATTTCGCGAGCTGAATATACCGCAGAACCGAAGAGCCGGAATCATCGTCACTCTGCTTTACTTTTTCATGCAATTCAGCGGAATGAGCAGCTTTATCTTCTATTTGGAGATCATCCTTGCAAACGGTGGTTTGACTGTCATTCCACCAGCTGCAATGGTCATAGTAGCCAGTTTGGCTGGAATTCTTGCTGGATTCGCGACAATTTATTTAGCCGATAAATGCGGGCGAAGAACGTTACTGATCGTCTCGAGTGCCGGGACCGCAGCATCTATGTTCGCTCTGGGAGTGCATTATATTCTTTTGTCCGACAACTTCGATCCTGCCAGTCTGCAGTGGCTTTTGATACTCTCGGTTATTTTTTACGAGGTGTTTCTGTACATCGGACTCTGCCCTGTACCCAACACCGTACTCAGCGAATTGTTTGCTCCGAATATAAAAAGCATGGTTGCATGTTTATCCGGGGTTTCACTCAGCTTGTTCTCGTTCGTATCCAGCAAGACTTATCAATCGTTGTTGGAGCTGACGAGCGAGGCTTgcgtcttttttctttatggtGCTGTGGCAGTAGCTTCAATGATATTCGGCCTGACTGTTATGCCCGAAACAAAAGGCAAATCACTTCAAGAGATACAAAATGCCTTgcacaaaaaataa